The Methanobacterium formicicum genome has a window encoding:
- a CDS encoding helix-turn-helix domain-containing protein encodes MSEENKVGAKIRQLREYREMSQEELADASFSSVELIENLESGALVPSLTPLLKIARALGVRLGTLLDDAPQNGPFMVKSGRSDNIIRFSGQEGLGDHSNKSALEFYSLAYGKGDRHMEPFLIDIHPTLNQDYELSSHEGEEFLYVIQGKIEVLYGKESYILEPEDSIYYDSVVPHHVHAKEKDSKMLAVVYTPF; translated from the coding sequence ATGTCAGAGGAGAATAAAGTTGGAGCGAAGATCCGTCAATTACGGGAATATCGCGAAATGTCACAGGAAGAACTGGCAGATGCCAGTTTTAGCAGTGTAGAACTCATAGAAAATCTGGAAAGCGGAGCACTGGTACCCTCACTGACTCCTCTTTTGAAAATTGCCCGGGCACTGGGTGTCCGCCTGGGAACCCTGCTGGATGATGCCCCACAAAACGGTCCATTCATGGTCAAATCCGGAAGATCCGATAACATCATACGCTTCTCCGGTCAGGAAGGACTGGGAGACCACAGTAACAAAAGTGCACTGGAATTCTACTCACTGGCCTACGGAAAAGGGGACCGTCATATGGAACCATTCCTCATTGACATCCACCCCACTCTTAACCAGGACTACGAGTTATCTTCCCATGAAGGCGAAGAATTCCTGTATGTCATCCAGGGTAAAATAGAAGTACTTTACGGAAAGGAAAGCTACATCCTGGAACCAGAAGATAGTATCTATTATGATTCAGTGGTTCCCCACCATGTACATGCCAAAGAAAAGGATTCAAAGATGCTGGCAGTGGTATACACTCCCTTTTAA